The nucleotide window GGAGTGGCCTGCTGATCTTCATCGGGAAGTCCTGCATCGTCTTCGGTGCTGTCGGCGACCACAAAATTCGGAGTCACCGCACTGTCTTGAATGGCTTTGCCATTGGGCGTGTAGTACTTGGCCACTGAAAGGATCAGGGCCGCGCCATCGGGCATGTCGATCAATTTCTGCACCGATCCGTCGCCGAATGTCTTATCGCCGACAACATCGCCGCGCGCATTTTCCAGGATCGCAGAAGCCACGATCTCGGCTGGCCCAGCCGTGCCACGGTTCACGAGAACTGCTACCGGCAGCTTGGTGATGTCCTTGGCGGGGTCGGCATTGAAAGCTTGACGCGGATACTTCTGACCTTGCAGATACGTGATCGTTCCGTGATCGAGGAACAGGTTCGCGGTTGCGATGCCCTCGGCTTCGTCGCCCGCAGCAGCGTTGCGCAGATCAAGCACGATCTTCTTGGCGCCTTGCTTCTGCAGATTGCGAATCTTGTTCGCGATCTCTTGCGATTTGCCGCTTGAGAATGCGTCGACCTTCACGTAGCCCACATTCTCCGCCAGCATTTTGTCGGCGACCGGTGGGATGGTTACGGCGTCACGCGTAATAACGATTTTCTGCGGCTCGGCTCGGCGTGGGCGAACGACCGCGACCGTGAGAGTCGATCCGGGTTCACCCGAGAGCAGGCTGTGAATTTCCGCCAGCGACATTTCGCGTGTACTACGGCCTTCGATCGACTCGAAAATATCCGAGTTCTCGATGCCTGCCTTTTCGGCCGGGCCGCCCGGGATGACCGCAATCACAGCGGCGTATCCGAAGCGTTTGGAGACGGCGGCGCCGATCTCAGCCTTGCCGTCAGTCTTGATCGATTTGTAGCGCTTGTATTCGGCGGCGCTCAGGTAACTGGAATTGGCGTCGAGCGATTCGAGCAGTCCGTGGAGTGCGCCCTCGGTCACGGCCGGGATGTTCGGTTCCTCAACGTACTCGCTGCGGACACGGGACAACACTTCGCTGTACACCGACAGTTGGCGGTAGGCTCCATCGTTCGAAGACGCACGAACGTTGACGTAACCGCCGATCAGGGTGAACAACAGGATAGCCAGCGAGCTGGCAAGAATCGTGACCTTCAACTTCGTTGTCATGGATTTTTATCTTTTCGAAAAGAGAGTGTGCGAAAAAGCGCGGCACTTCCCCCGGAAACTGCCCTTATTATAGACGGTTTGATGCGCGGATCGAGAGCGAAGGTTACTTAGAAAGCAATCGGCGGTACTTGTCC belongs to Acidobacteriota bacterium and includes:
- a CDS encoding PDZ domain-containing protein, yielding MTTKLKVTILASSLAILLFTLIGGYVNVRASSNDGAYRQLSVYSEVLSRVRSEYVEEPNIPAVTEGALHGLLESLDANSSYLSAAEYKRYKSIKTDGKAEIGAAVSKRFGYAAVIAVIPGGPAEKAGIENSDIFESIEGRSTREMSLAEIHSLLSGEPGSTLTVAVVRPRRAEPQKIVITRDAVTIPPVADKMLAENVGYVKVDAFSSGKSQEIANKIRNLQKQGAKKIVLDLRNAAAGDEAEGIATANLFLDHGTITYLQGQKYPRQAFNADPAKDITKLPVAVLVNRGTAGPAEIVASAILENARGDVVGDKTFGDGSVQKLIDMPDGAALILSVAKYYTPNGKAIQDSAVTPNFVVADSTEDDAGLPDEDQQATPDDQNQKPKNPTDDQLKKALEVLKNRESKA